One stretch of Clavelina lepadiformis chromosome 6, kaClaLepa1.1, whole genome shotgun sequence DNA includes these proteins:
- the LOC143463332 gene encoding poly [ADP-ribose] polymerase tankyrase-like isoform X3 yields the protein MSSEAGNADVSENANTSKSPMKESDLSTDEVVTVESSLVKKDMSQSLSTEAFIAASDGDLTSSGKEDVTDEEKPEEKPEEKPDEKHDETSKKEDDKQEDEEDNKEAASPNKESDAVDETPGGENVEEQAEETHPEESENAPNENVSPKESEADEPKCEEMETNEANEQKTELTTIDSSAIEMETDGNSNTKEDDNNEVAEKSNETKTEKRGRGRPPSDKRANQPPAIETRQKSKRPRRYDVSNMQQAGTSPGTGRGRKLSSSPAAGPGRPKKTDSPSIGPGRPKKSEGASAPDTSPGHVTPYYAKGDVLAVRNEDGGFYLCMCPNNIFTVTKPFKVQWLDKCDEPNMFKRSYFDYLHVKSVLYSGVLLKKLDSNKLSLPEVQERKINHRLEKSLRGEEDISSDSDEELDESGKKMTNLKRAAKQKETKAKASKENVNEDEGHDEDDTEDYVPLSEMSPRLTGGRGRKRKSSKDVDVTRKLGKIHIAGMPNTGVKRKSQKYEIGISNPSVRLLKTPLKAGTSGSPVKPRGRPRKQETSGKIVTSDSNGAVKYMINPEVMEQLHSKSHRSNENLVPNQAIDVAAKDPAFDLRQSQCHLPKDKLAIRAAILQDVEELEGLYSDVTHLPHLLCKSRSVDVPLTAMHYALRAGNVGVLRSLCQELSRLNDFVIKPEADPPAMLRDSSDAQNGFKGEELSAIDISKGLKEGNHAFLKDIKPTFDSALSLASDIAYFACSIGLSPELLQLLVDIYPKTKDVDMKEMLCNNMYRALEMGHVDTAQFLIRTSRQETTAYPVIGHASAINPPGVHGLTELHELVLYTEEPLPSAFTIKDAKKKSGDSHRLQAVHCAASNPNITCLKQLIAAAKECLNTMDGRNRRPIHYAAACSSTKPLEFLINKVSIEEQDVNGMTPVMIAAEAGREKNVDLLLKTASKSNVLHVVNVVERPDRNNRSAVHYAAMNGHAAVIEVLAKYKTDLNKTLSVSKARATPLMLAAANGHVQTCMLLVEFGASIEIRDKLQRTALIHAAMNGHYPVITYLLHKGADPNVADSSNNSAIHYAAAYGWYHCVLVLLQASANPDVYNDRKMPPIGVTLLKDHRETAHLLAEHHADANFRDERGRTLVARLLAEEPLTWGLVDRVTYLIESYKPEVNAQDVQGMGPIHNLAANSVRVGKNREVDPIRQSVSIYLAKMLLDRGAELNMADYRGRLPLYFAVDDMNVALVELFVRRGTHCPRSTNSSADNVLHMLARSWDQGNMADIVFGLVNMTSQTVQELAARRNKYGFTPLLLFTKSIADYAKPAADSSDQAENELKKLTKKLEDQACPLLEALVMASKSDVSTIVGKTRRNYRNPNDEGKSAAHYLSKSAIDKECKVLACLLRHKPKLDLLDGQGASPLITALLNRNCRAEQMLLDAGAQPNFCSNNPKHKYPIAPLILAVARHGPGDRSLLPAIRALLRTISDIKLVPPDPRNGRTALMFAVEKEEEIDLVNALLEKQASLKECDAQGRTPLHLAVNASGPSSALFDIPDLLIEKGASLTVADKFGRVPLHYAYVKIGKESVTSEQGCDPIELTTLLTSGMSGEEVDTADASGRTPLHEAARRGAMICCMHLVERGANINRQDSDCNSPMSLAVKAGHNSCAVMLIQKGANVNTNVITIPRPLSGADTQEEISHRKWRLKSAIAPPPKPTCEPVFKVVVEKGWQGVTYVMLDRLEACGVKYASAVESAMRARKYQVVLSLLRKQRDSSKLCEKNDLKQNLLHVLAINRPTNTDVQIKVAKVLIERGVPSYTTDERGCTPLHYAAFTKNLTLIKFFIERNPSSFRGMISLTDLAGRNAFAALLWNSAINDDTTANILKLFLEHDRGSGAINRTCRFPIPLIEAPSPDCDPAIAVNDYFSGEIESIVINPLTRAIQLKAHRVIDLLLDYNVDINIQVDGLKNQTPLMLAVQQNDEDVVKKLLNHKTPVLLSALDSDDRTVLHHAAKPLAYGYWENMTILKLLIDQGVPIPQVDRFGGTALSYALEGGSGRMSDELQAVMNIDREKWVKPSCITAEVSDNIIWSTSTPNFEDDAVTILERIREDEMENDSEQPTPHPDLLSGLREAGEIVFDPTVSRHCDVFLIAVDVQQNGNVQYNFFRMQVIHQKGKNLYMFFTRWGLIGERGNWQTSPFNTPSNAIKEFAKYFKLKTANEWRSINNFKPQTRKYHLVAPDVQRQRGVADLEFDLHTDIQSLLDKEIQSAFADMINVDSMKEAMKDSTNVDPDVMPFGRLEKERLSMGISILNDIKELIISAGELKPTDPQDQIRLQRALEKVQQNSTEYYRLLPPRGGIFDRIRPISDTEVLSRMMLQTKRLCELEFANKVLLGAQYRINEMNPLDYVYRSVGCNLHVMDPDSDESQYLLQCLHNTGSNVQVDCMYRVNRPGEAANIVETGLGNYRMLWHGTNILNLMSILQKGLQPTEAPNTGNLPQFGKGIYLSDMVARAMQDCKTWGTEKKYMLLCQVALGHIKEIRDADKCSDMEVANSVMAVGKYIPKPGKNLILPEGGAISLGEKVKNTDLTGVTNTYNEYVVYSPEQVCIRYLVRFDVADDEKQSSSSNDPFPAQTSSSKSTK from the exons ATGAGCAGTGAAGCAGGCAATGCTGATGTTAGCGAAAACGCTAACACCAGCAAGTCTCCAATGAAGGAAAGCGACTTGTCCACTGATGAAGTGGTCACAGTTGAAAGTTCCCTTGTAAAGAAGGACATGTCTCAGTCTTTATCTACGGAAGCTTTCATCGCTGCGAGTGATGGTGATCTAACCAGCTCTGGCAAAGAGGACGTTACAGATGAAGAAAAACCAGAGGAAAAACCAGAAGAAAAACCAGACGAAAAACATGATGAAACTTCTAAGAAGGAAGATGACAAACAAGAAGACGAAGAGGACAATAAGGAAGCCGCAAGCCCAAACAAAGAATCTGATGCTGTGGATGAGACACCGGGTGGAGAAAATGTGGAAGAACAAGCAGAAGAAACCCATCCTGAAGAGAGTGAAAATGCTCCAAACGAAAATGTTTCACCGAAAGAAAGTGAGGCTGATGAGCCAAAGTGTGAAGAGATGGAGACAAATGAAGCAAATGAACAG AAAACAGAACTCACAACAATTGATTCCAGTGCCATTGAAATGGAGACTGATGGAAACAGTAACACTAAAGAAGATGACAACAATGAAGTTGCAGAGAAatcaaatgaaacaaaaa CTGAGAAACGTGGTCGAGGGCGTCCACCGAGTGACAAGCGTGCAAACCAGCCTCCTGCCATAGAAACAAGACAGAAGTCAAAGCGCCCACGCAG GTATGATGTTTCAAACATGCAGCAGGCTGGCACTTCCCCGGGAACAGGAAGAGGCAGAAAGTTGTCCTCGTCACCAGCGGCTGGACCGGGCAGGCCAAAGAAAACAGACTCACCTTCAATTGGTCCAGGTCGTCCAAAGAAGTCAGAAGGTGCCAGTGCTCCAGACACTTCACCCGGTCACGTAACACCTTATTACGCTAAAGGAGATGTTCTTGCTGTGAGAAATGAAGATG gCGGTTTCTACTTGTGCATGTGCCCGAATAACATCTTCACCGTAACCAAGCCGTTCAAGGTCCAGTGGTTGGATAAGTGTGATGAACCAAACATGTTCAAACGGTCGTATTTTGACTACTTGCATGTAAAAAGTGTCCTCTATTCTGGggttttgctgaaaaaacttGATAGTAACAAGTTGTCACTGCCAGAG GTGCAAGAAAGAAAGATTAACCACAGATTAGAAAAATCCCTTCGAGGTGAGGAGGATATTTCATCGGATTCTGATGAAGAACTTGATGAATCTGGAAAGAAAATGACTAACTTGAAACGagctgcaaaacaaaaagaaaccaaGGCTAAAG CATCGaaagaaaatgtaaatgaagATGAAGGTCACGACGAGGACGACACAGAGGACTATGTTCCTTTGTCTGAGATGTCTCCAAGATTAACAGGAGGAAGAGGCcgcaaa AGAAAATCCTCAAAAGATGTTGACGTAACCAGAAAGCTGGGCAAGATCCATATAGCTGGGATGCCGAATACTGGAGTGAAGCGCAAGTCACAGAAATATGAAATCGGAATCTCAAACCCAAGCGTTCGGCTTCTCAAAACACCT CTGAAAGCTGGCACCTCTGGTTCTCCAGTGAAGCCTCGAGGCCGACCCAGGAAACAG GAGACCTCTGGTAAAATAGTAACATCAGATTCCAATGGAGCCGTTAAGTACATGATAAACCCAGAAGTCATGGAACAACTCCATTCAAAATCCCATCGTAGCAATGAAAATCTTGTGCCAAACCAAGCTATCGATGTTGCAGCCAAAGACCCAGCCTTTGATTTAAG GCAATCACAGTGTCACCTTCCAAAGGACAAACTGGCAATTCGTGCAGCCATTTTGCAAGATGTAGAAGAATTGGAGGGATTATACAGTGACGTAACCCATCTGCCACAC TTGTTATGCAAGAGTCGTTCGGTCGATGTTCCATTAACAGCCATGCATTACGCATTGCGTGCCGGTAATGTTGGTGTTTTGCGATCACTTTGTCAGGAACTTTCACGCTTGAATGATTTTGTGATTAAGCCAGAAGCAGATCCTCCTGCGATGTTGAGAGACTCGTCTGATGCACA AAACGGCTTTAAAGGGGAAGAGCTTTCAGCTATCGATATTAGCAAAGGTTTAAAGGAAGGCAATCATGCGTTTCTAAAA GATATTAAACCAACATTTGACAGTGCACTCTCACTCGCATCTGACATTGCATACTTTGCATGCTCTATTGGTCTTAGCCCAGAACTGCTTCAACTTCTGGTTGACATTTACCCTAAAACTAAAGACGTTGACATGAAA GAAATGCTCTGTAACAACATGTATCGGGCACTTGAAATGGGCCATGTTGATACTGCACAGTTTCTCATTCGAACGTCCAGGCAAGAAACGACAGCTTATCCTGTAATTGGCCATGCCTCTGCCATTAACCCACCAGGAGTTCATGGTCTCACAGAACTTCACGAATTGGTTTTGTACACCGAGGAGCCTCTACCATCAGCCTTCACA ATTAAGGATGCCAAGAAAAAGAGCGGTGATAGTCATCGTTTGCAAGCAGTTCATTGTGCTGCTAGTAATCCTAACATAACCTGCTTAAAGCAACTGATAGCAGCAGCAAAGGAATGCTTAAACACGATGGATGGTCGCAACCGGCGTCCAATTCATTATGCAGCGGCTTGCTCTAGCACAAAACCACTGGAATTTCTCATCAATAA GGTAAGCATTGAAGAGCAAGATGTTAATGGAATGACCCCAGTCATGATTGCGGCGGAGGCGGGAAGAGAGAAGAATGTTGATCTTTTGCTGAAAACAGCGAGCAAGAGTAACGTCCTGCATGTGGTTAATGTTGTTGAACGTCCTGATCGTAACAACAGATCTGCCGTTCATTACGCTGCTATGAATGGCCATGCT GCTGTCATAGAAGTGTTGGCTAAGTACAAAACTGACTTGAACAAGACCTTGAGTGTTTCAAAGGCTCGTGCCACCCCGCTCATGCTGGCTGCTGCGAATGGTCATGTCCAAACTTGCATGTTATTGGTGGAG TTTGGTGCAAGCATAGAAATAAGGGATAAGTTGCAAAGGACGGCATTGATTCATGCAGCAATGAATGGACATTATCCTGTAATCACCTATCTTCTACATAAAG GTGCCGATCCAAATGTTGCCGATTCATCAAACAATTCTGCCATTCATTATGCAGCAGCTTATGGATGGTACCACTGTGTGCTGGTACTTCTACAAGCTTCTGCCAACCCAGATGTGTATAATGACAGAAAG atGCCCCCAATAGGAGTGACCTTGTTGAAAGATCACAGAGAAACTGCCCACTTGTTGGCAGAACATCACGCCGATGCCAATTTCCGTGATGAGCGTGGCCGCACTTTAGTAGCAAGACTACTTGCTGAAGAACCATTAACATGGGGTCTTGTTGATCGGGTGACGTATTTGATCGAATCATACAAGCCAGAAGTGAATGCTCAGGATGTACAAGGCATGGGACCG ATCCACAATTTAGCCGCAAACTCAGTTAGAGTTGGTAAGAACAGAGAAGTTGACCCGATTCGACAATCCGTGAGCATCTACTTGGCCAAAATGCTCCTGGATAGAGGCGCTGAACTAAACATGGCTGACTACAGGGGCCGCTTGCCACTCTACTTCGCTGTTGATGAT ATGAATGTGGCTTTGGTTGAGCTGTTTGTCCGACGAGGAACACACTGCCCGAGAAGCACAAATTCGTCAGCAGACAATGTTCTGCACATGCTGGCACGTAGCTGGGATCAGGGAAATATGGCCGATATTGTATTTGGTCTTGTTAACATG ACATCGCAAACAGTCCAAGAACTAGCTGCACGTCGAAACAAGTATGGATTTACCCCGTTGCTTCTATTTACAAAATCAATTGCTGAC TATGCAAAGCCTGCTGCAGACAGCTCAGATCAAGCTGAAAATGAACTTAAGAAGCTT ACAAAGAAGCTTGAAGACCAGGCCTGTCCTTTACTTGAAGCTTTGGTTATGGCATCCAAGTCTGACGTGAGTACGATTGTTGGGAAAACTCGTCGAAATTATCGCAACCCAAATGATGAAGGAAAATCCGCCGCCCATTATCTTAGTAAATCGGCCATTGACAAG GAATGCAAAGTCCTGGCATGTCTTCTTCGCCACAAGCCAAAGTTGGATCTATTGGATGGCCAAGGCGCTTCACCGTTGATCACGGCGCTGTTAAATCGCAACTGTCGCGCTGAACAGATGCTGTTGGATGCTGGCGCTCAGCCAAACTTTTGCTCAAACAACCCTAAGCACAAATATCCTATCGCTCCTTTAATTCTTGCTGTTGCCAGGCATGG TCCTGGAGATCGTAGCCTGCTTCCAGCTATCCGAGCTCTTCTTCGAACAATATCAGACATCAAACTCGTGCCACCCGATCCCAGGAATGGAAGAACTGCTCTCATGTTTGCAGTTGAAAAGGAAGAAG AAATTGACCTGGTGAATGCCTTGCTTGAGAAGCAAGCGTCATTGAAAGAATGTGATGCCCAGGGCAGGACACCTCTTCATCTTGCTGTCAATGCAAGTGGCCCATCATCTGCCCTCTTTGACATTCCTGATCTGCTGATAGAGAAAGGCGCCAGTCTCACAGTTGCTGATAAATTTGGAAGGGTTCCTCTTCATTACGCTTACGTGAAGATTGGCAA AGAGTCGGTTACTTCGGAGCAAGGATGTGATCCCATTGAACTCACGACACTCCTCACTTCAGGAATGTCCGGTGAGGAGGTGGACACCGCTGATGCTTCCGGTCGAACTCCGCTTCACGAAGCCGCTCGTCGAGGTGCGATGATATGTTGCATGCATCTCGTCGAGAGAGGAGCAAATATCAACAGACAGGATTCGGATTGCAACTCCCCAATGAGTCTCGCTGTCAAAGCCGGCCATAACAG TTGTGCAGTGATGTTGATCCAGAAAGGTGCTAACGTCAACACAAACGTAATCACAATCCCACGTCCACTGAGTGGAGCTGATACCCAGGAAGAAATTTCCCACAGGAAATGGAGACTGAAGTCTGCCATCGCCCCACCACCCAAGCCCACTTGTGAACCGGTTTTCAAG GTTGTTGTAGAGAAAGGCTGGCAGGGTGTTACTTATGTTATGCTGGATAGGCTTGAAGCTTGTGGAGTGAAGTATGCGTCAGCAGTAGAA TCGGCGATGCGAGCTCGAAAATACCAGGTCGTTTTATCTCTACTTCGCAAACAAAGAGATTCTAGCAAGCTGTGTGAAAAGAATGACCTGAAGCAGAACCTTCTCCACGTTCTTGCAATAAATCGACCAACCAACACCGATGTTCAAATCAAG GTGGCAAAAGTCTTAATTGAACGTGGTGTGCCAAGTTACACAACAGATGAGCGTGGATGCACACCATTGCATTATGCTGCTTTTACCAAGAACCTCACACTCATCAAGTTTTTCATTG AGCGAAATCCTTCTTCGTTCCGAGGCATGATCTCGCTCACTGATTTGGCAGGTAGAAATGCTTTTGCCGCTCTGCTGTGGAACTCTGCCATTAATGATGACACAACTGCTAACATTTTGAA ACTCTTCCTGGAGCATGATCGTGGAAGTGGAGCGATAAATCGAACTTGTCGATTCCCGATCCCACTCATCGAGGCTCCTTCCCCTGACTGCGATCCGGCTATTGCCGTGAACGATTACTTCAGCGGCGAAATCGAGAGCATCGTCATCAACCCACTGACAAGAGCTATTCAACTGAAAGCTCATCGG GTGATTGACCTCCTGTTGGATTACAACGTTGACATCAATATTCAAGTCGATGGACTCAAAAACCAAACACCACTCATGCTGGCTGTACAACAG AATGATGAAGATGTCGttaaaaaattgcttaacCACAAAACGCCAGTCTTGCTGTCAGCATTGGACAGTGACGACCGAACGGTCCTTCACCATGCTGCTAAACCACTTGCTTACGGCTACTGGGAAAACATGACCATACTGAA GCTTCTCATTGATCAAGGGGTGCCGATCCCCCAAGTTGACAGATTCGGAGGCACCGCACTCTCATATGCTCTTGAAGGAGGATCTGGAAGAATGTCTGACGAATTACAAGCTGTCATGAACATCGATCGTGAAAAATGG GTAAAGCCAAGCTGCATCACAGCAGAGGTGTCTGACAACATCATCTGGAGCACTTCAACTCCTAATTTTGAGGATGATGCTGTCACCATCCTTGAGAGGATTAGGGAAGATGAAATGGAGAATGATTCAGAGCAACCCACACCACATCCAGATCTTCTATCCGGTTTGAGAGAAGCAGG GGAGATTGTCTTTGATCCGACTGTGAGTCGGCACTGCGACGTCTTCCTTATTGCTGTCGACGTCCAGCAAAATGGCAATGTCCAGTATAACTTCTTCAGGATGCAG GTTATTCACCAGAAGGGGAAAAATCTTTACATGTTCTTCACTCGTTGGGGCTTGATCGGGGAGCGGGGTAATTGGCAGACTTCCCCATTTAACACCCCCTCTAATGCCATCAAGGAATTTGCAAAGTACTTTAAACTGAAGACGGCAAATGAATGGAGAAGTATCAATAA TTTCAAGCCACAAACGCGCAAGTACCATCTCGTAGCGCCCGATGTTCAACGTCAGCGTGGAGTCGCAGATTTGGAATTTGACCTCCACACTGACATCCAATCACTGCTGGACAAGGAAATTCAAAGCGCATTTGCTGACATG ATCAACGTGGACAGCATGAAGGAAGCCATGAAAGACAGCACAAATGTCGATCCCGATGTCATGCCATTCGGGCGCCTGGAAAAGGAGCGATTGTCGATGGGCATCAGCATCTTGAATGATATTAA GGAGTTGATTATATCTGCCGGTGAATTGAAGCCCACAGATCCACAAGATCAAATCAGACTCCAACGAGCGCTtgaaaag GTTCAACAGAATAGCACGGAGTATTACCGTTTACTGCCACCCCGTGGTGGGATTTTTGACCGAATTCGTCCGATAAGTGACACCGAAGTGCTCTCCCGCATGATGCTTCAAACAAAACGACTGTGTGAGCTTGAATTTGCCAACAAGGTCCTGCTCGGTGCACAATATCGTATCAACG AAATGAATCCACTCGATTACGTCTACCGATCTGTTGGTTGCAATCTGCATGTGATGGACCCAGATTCAGACGAGTCTCAGTACTTGCTCCAGTGTCTCCATAACACAG GTTCCAACGTACAAGTAGATTGTATGTACCGGGTTAACAGGCCAGGTGAGGCCGCCAACATAGTGGAGACCGGGCTCGGAAACTACAGAATGCTCTGGCACGGCACCAACATCCTTAACTTGATGTCTATTCTTCAAAAGGGTCTACAGCCTACTGAAGCTCCAAATACAGGAAACTTGCCCCAATTTGGAAAA GGAATCTACCTCTCTGACATGGTGGCCAGAGCGATGCAAGATTGCAAAACTTGGGGGACAGAGAAAAAGTACATGCTGCTTTGTCAG GTGGCATTGGGTCATATCAAGGAGATTCGTGACGCTGACAAATGCTCAGATATGGAGGTCGCCAACTCAGTTATGGCAGTTGGAAAGTATATTCCAAAACCGGGAAAAAATCTTATTCTTCCAGAAG GTGGAGCAATATCTCTtggagaaaaagttaaaaatacagATTTAACCGGTGTCACCAATACTTACAACGAGTATGTCGTTTACAGCCCAGAACAG GTTTGCATCCGATACTTGGTCAGA